AATCATCCGCAGCCCATTAGCCAGCCACACCCGCCCATTATGATTGGCGGGATGGGCGAGCAGAAGACGCTGCGCATGGTCGCTCAATATGCAGATGCCACCAACCTGTTCGCGCGTGCCGGCCTGGACGTATTGAAGCATAAGCTGGATGTGCTACGCCAGCACTGCGAAGACGTGGGCCGCAACTACGACGACATCGAAAAAACTTGCTTGGCGACAGCCTTTGATGGCGACCTGCAAACACCAGAGAGCCTTGTCAAATTATGCCAGGATCTAAGGGGCATCGGCATTGAACACGTCATTTTCAATATGCCACACCCTGAAACAATCAAGCCGCTGGAAACAATCAGCGAGCAGGTTATCCCGGCAGTAAGCGACTTGTAAATAAGCTGTTTCTTAAGGAAACTAGGCTTTTCTTACGGTTATTCAGGCAAACTGCTCGTAAAATAAAGACAAGATGTATATTATCAGAGCAAACTATCAACTCGGCGTAGGATATGTCGACCCGGCACAGAGTCATTGAGTTGATTGTTCCTGTAAGCGGTGCCTGAGCCCGAGGAGTAAGGAAATGCCCGTTTCAGTCGATTGGGCGAACCCCGAAAAGACAATCGTTATGCAACGTATTGATGGACAGTGGTCCATGGCAGAGTTTTACGATGTTGTCCAGAAATCTGCCCAATTGCTTGCCACCGTTGATCACCCGGTTGACATCATTGTTGATCTGTCTACCACCAATTTTGTCCCGCAAGGTGTCATCAGCGGCGCGAATAAGACCGAATCCACTGTACCGCCCAACCAGCGGTTGGTGATATTTGTTGGTGCCAAGATGATGCACAAATTGCTGCTCAGCCTGGGTAAACGGCTGGCACCGCGTGCGGCCACTCACCAGCACTTCGTCGAGACGATGGAAGAAGCCAACGGACTGATTGAGCACTTCCGCGCAGAACAGGCCTAACATACCTGTTGGTCGTCGTAAGCAACAAGTCCTAAGCAACAAGCAAGTTAAGCCGCCTGTATTGGCGGCTTTTTGATTTGTGTTTTTAACCGCACAGAATGCCCTTAAGACAGAATACTCTTAAGAGTGTCTACCATGATGAGGCTGGGGCTTGCAGCGGTCATTGCGGCGCATCCCCTTAAGGTGCTACCATCTACGCCATTATCTGGTCCATATCGTGAGTGAGTGCTCATGCGTTCAATACAAGCGGCTATCCTGACGGAACCCAACACGCCCTTTAAAGTTGTTCAGGCTGAACTCATGCCCCCGAAGACGGGCGAAGTACAGGTGAAGATCGCAGCCAGCGGCGTCTGCCACAGCGATTGGCACGTTGTAACAGGTGATACGAAGCACCCGATGCCCTGCATCACGGGGCATGAAGGCGCAGGCGTGGTTGTCGCCGTTGGCGAAGGCGTCAATCGCATCAAAATGGGCGATCATGTTACGCTGAGTTGGACGCCGGATTGCGGCGAATGCTTTTACTGCCAGCATGGGCAGCCCAATCTATGCGAGACGTATACTGAGCCGATCTGGCAAGGCGTCATGCTGGATGGTACACCCCGCCTCTACTGGAACGGGGAGCCTGTCTATCATTACTGCGGCCTGGGCACCTTCAGCGAATATATCACCATCCCGGAGCAAAGCTGCATCCCCATCGACAAAGACATCCCCCTGAAAGTGGCGGCACTCGTCGGCTGTGCTGTCGCGACAGGCGTTGGCGCGGCCCTGTATACAGCCCATGTGCAGCCAGGAGAAAGCGTCGCCGTATATGGTGCTGGCGGCGTTGGGTTGAATGTGATCCAGGGCGCGGTACTGGCAGGCGCTACGACGATCATTGCCATCGATACCAAC
The Phototrophicus methaneseepsis DNA segment above includes these coding regions:
- a CDS encoding Zn-dependent alcohol dehydrogenase yields the protein MRSIQAAILTEPNTPFKVVQAELMPPKTGEVQVKIAASGVCHSDWHVVTGDTKHPMPCITGHEGAGVVVAVGEGVNRIKMGDHVTLSWTPDCGECFYCQHGQPNLCETYTEPIWQGVMLDGTPRLYWNGEPVYHYCGLGTFSEYITIPEQSCIPIDKDIPLKVAALVGCAVATGVGAALYTAHVQPGESVAVYGAGGVGLNVIQGAVLAGATTIIAIDTNQEKMLMAKAFGATHTLIAGNDTVKTIQSLTHGRGADHVFESVGLARLQEEGLEATRPGGKLTLVGLSPMGTPTNLPGAVLTRTEKTVKGSYYGSVSPKRDFPNFLEMYRAGRLKLDELISREYRLDQINEAYADMLSGQVARGIIVFD